In a single window of the Nicotiana tomentosiformis chromosome 10, ASM39032v3, whole genome shotgun sequence genome:
- the LOC138900018 gene encoding uncharacterized protein: MVDFDVILGMDWLSLYHVILNYHAKTTILAMLRFQRLEWMGSHGHTPSRAISFLMAQWMVEKGCLEYIAFVRDVSVDTPTVESVPVVREFSDVFHADQSGMPPNRDVDFYIDLVPDTPPISILPYLMEPAELKELKE; encoded by the coding sequence atggtagactttgatgtaatcttgggtatggattggctatctttGTACCATGTTATTCTtaattatcacgctaagaccacAATATTAGCTATGTTGCGGTTTCAAAGGTTGGAATGGATGGGTTCTCATGGTCACACTCCTAGCAGAGCGATCTCATTTTTGATggctcaatggatggttgagaaggggtgtttggaaTATATAGCTTTTgttagagatgttagtgttgatactcctactgttgagtcggttccagtagtgagggagtttTCAGATGTGTTTCATGCAGACCAATCAGGaatgccacccaatagggatGTCGATTTTTATATTGATTTGGTACCGGATACTCCGCCCATatctattctaccatatctaatggagccagctgagttgaaggaattgaaagagtag